The Thermocrinis ruber genomic sequence TAGAGAGATTTTCTGACTTGGAGGAGGCCCTCAGGACTGCTTACCGTTTGGCTTACGAGGAGGCAAGGAGGAGAGGAGCAAAGGAGATAGTGCCTGCCATGGGCGTGGGAAATCCGCCCTTAAGTGTGATAAACAGGGTGTATCCATATAGCATTAGCTTGGAGCCCTTTCCCAAGAACTTAGACGCATACCTTGAAAAGCTTGTTAGAACCCTTGATATTAGGAAGAAAACGGGAGGCTCTTGATGGAAGTCAAAGAACTAACTGCCATCTTGGAGGAGCTAACTCCAAAAAGGATAGTGGAAGAGCTGAGTAAGTATGTGATAGGTCAGGAGGAGGCAAAAAGGGCAGTGGCCATAGCCCTCAGGAACCGCTGGAGGAGACAAAAGCTTCCGCCCCATATGAGGGATGAAGTGGCACCAAAGAACCTTTTGATGATAGGTCCTACGGGTGTAGGAAAGACAGAGATCGCCCGCAGGCTTGCCCAACTTATAAAGGCACCCTTCATAAAGGTGGAGGCTACCAAATACACAGAGGTGGGCTATGTGGGAAGGGATGTGGAATCTATGGTGAGGGAACTGGTGGAGGTTTCCTATCAGATGGTAAAGCAGGAGAAGATGCAGGAGGTGAGAGAAAGGGCAAAAAGGAACGCGGAGGAAAGGCTCTTAGATTACCTGACTCCCCAACAGCTCAGCTTTGGGACGAGAATTACCCAAACTACCGTCAGTCGTTCTTACCTCAAAGAAAAGCTCCGCAAGGGAGAGTTGGATGATAAGTACGTGGAGATAGAAGTTCAAGAAAAACTACCACCAATTGTAGGCATTGCGGGTCCCCCCGGTTTGGAGGAGTTGGAAGACCAGCTCAGAAACCTACTGGGAGGCATGGTATCTTACAGGAAAAAGAGAAAGGTAAAAGTAAAGGAAGCCCTTCAGATCCTGGAGCAAGAGGAAGCGGAAAAGCTCATAGATCAAGAGGAAATAATTTCAGAGGCCATCTATAGGGCAGAGAACTTTGGGATCATATTCATTGATGAGATAGACAAGATAGCCATCAAGACACCGGGAGTGGGTCCGGGTGTTTCCCGGGAGGGTGTGCAGAGGGACCTTTTGCCCATAGTGGAGGGAACTGTGGTTAGAACCAAGTATGGACCTGTGAGGACAGACCATATCCTCTTTATTGCAGCGGGTGCCTTCCATATGTCCAAGCCCTCAGACCTAATTCCTGAACTGCAGGGAAGATTTCCCATAAGGGTGGAACTAAAGCCCCTCTCCAAGGAAGACTTTGTGCGCATATTGGTAGAGCCGAAGAACGCCCTTGTAAAGCAATACGTAGAGCTTTTAAAGACGGAGGGTGTGGATCTGGAATTTACCAGCGATGCCATAGAAGAGATCGCAAGCATTGCAGAGGAGATAAACAACCGTACAGAGAACATAGGTGCAAGAAGGCTGTACACCATAATGGAAAAGCTCTTGGAGGATATATCCTTCAACGCACCGGATTTGGCCGGACAACGTATAATAATAGACAGCAAGTTTGTAAGGGCAAAGCTTTCAAACCTCGTAAAGGATGTGGAGCTTTCAAGGTATATACTGTGATGGATGGGTACATTTATAACTTCATAAGAAGGCTGGAGGAGTTGGTGCTGTTGCAGGAAAAATCTGTCAATATCATCCTGCATGCTAAGAGTATAAAGCCCTCCTCCGAGGTTTCCATGCGTATATCCTTTTTTTATTTGGATATATTTGAAATGCTCTCGGAACTTCTAAACAACATAGAATTTTTAGAAGAAGAAAATAAAAAATCCTACCTCTTGGAGCTTGCCTTGGAGTCTCTGTCTTTGACTTTAGTGTCCCTCCCCTTCTTAAGTGCCATGTCCCCCATGTTTGCAGACAAAGAGCTGGCAAAGGATATAGAAGAGGTGGTGGTTCTGTTGGAGGATATGCTCACAGCTTGGGATGAGGAAAAGTTGAGAATAGCAAGCCAATATATGGCTAAGGTATATCAATTACTTAGGTATTATCTCTACTCTGCATCCAGATCTTATCAGAGCATGAGTTAAGTTCTCAACGTCTTTATAAAAACTAAAACCTTTGCCACCGCTCGGTAAAGCTCGGGAGGAATCTCCTCAAAAACCTCCACCCTTATCAACGCTGATACTAGGTCCTTATCTTCTACTATGGGTATGTTCTTTTCTTTTGCTATTTTTATGATCCTCTCCGCCAACTCACCGTAGCCCTTTGCCAAAACAACGGGTGCCTTGTCCTTCTCTGGGTCGTACCTGAGGGCTACCGCCTTCTTTCTCTCCTCCATTTCAAACCACCAAATATAAATTTGCTTCGTAAAAATGCTCCTTCAAAACCTCCTTCAAAGATTGAGAAGAGGGCAGTAGGTTTAGCTTTAAATCCCTGAGTTGAAGACCTTCCTCTTTCAGCATGCTTTCCAACAAGGCTTTTCCTTCCTCCATCTTTTTGTAGAAAAGCTCATTGTTAGTGTATAAGTTCAAGCTTACGGCTTTTACCTTTTCTGTCTTCGGGCTTGAGAGGATGGCACTTACAAAACCTTCCGGATAGTTTAGGTTTATAAAAACCTTGTATTCGTTCTTTTGCGTCCTTATTAGCATTCCCCCCTTGTACCCTTCCCACTTAAAGGGTAGCACCACCGTGCCCTCATTGATCATGAGCCTCTGCATCTGAGAGATGGTGTTTAGCTGTTGGAGCCATACAAGACCATCCTTCTCTATCTTCTCCCTAAAGGGCAAAAGTCTTCTACCCTCTTCTATGAAGTTCTCAAGCCTTCTATGAATTTCTCTGAGCTTGCCGATATCTTCTTTCTCCACCGCCTCGAAAAAGCTTCTAAGAAGATCACCAAGCTCCTCATCCCTTACCAAAAGGCTAAACTGCCTTAGCCTTTCAAAGGCCAAGCTAAAGCTCTTGCCGGCAGGCGTGTCCTCTATGCTCTTTAGCTCTTTACTCAAAAGTATCAAGAGGGCATCCTTGTCCCCCTTTTCTAAAGCCTTCAAAATTTCCTTTTTTCCAATGCTTTCAACGAGCCTCACAAACTGCGTAAACTCCCAGTGATTTAAGTTCTCAAGATAGAGTGTCCTTAAGAGATTCTCTATCTCCTTTAGGTTCTCTGTCCTCTTTAGCACCATCCCAAATAGCTGGTCTATAGTTTTTATGTCCTTAACCTCTCCGCCATGAATTTGTCCTGCTAAGTTAAAGATATTACTGAGCAGTTGTGCCTTTGTGTCCTCAAGAATGCTCTTCAAATCTACCTTTCCTGTAAGGAAGTCCAACAGTTTTCTTTCGTAAAAAAGCCCAGAGTTCTTTACCAGTGCTTGGAGTTTTTGTAAGTCCAAGTTTATGGGTGGTTCCTCCTGAAAATCAACCACAAACTGTAGAACCCGCTCTATGTCTAACCTTCTTTGTAAGGAGACAATCTTCAGGGTAATTGGGTTTTTACTTTCAAGCATCAGCTTTAACTGATCTCCCTCCTTTATTTCAAGGTCAGACAGATTCTCTGCAACAAGCTCTTGGTTGTTTAGCATCACCCTTAGGGTTCTACCTTGGGTTTGGACCACGCGCCCTTCCAAGATGGTACCCTCGGAAAAAGCGTCAAGTAGGGCTTGCGGAACGGTGGTCAGAAGCTTTAGGCTCATCTGCTTGCTGATGTTCTCCGCTTTTAGCCCTTGGACGGTCTCCAAAGCGTGCTGTAAAAATACTCCCTCTATACGACGAATTTCCATACCTTAAAAATCGTCCCTTAAGGCAAGTGCTAAAGCCCCCCGTGCCATACAGAATTCACCACACTCAGAAAATCTGACCCTCAAACACTTAGAGGGCAAACTTTCCACCGCGTCCTTTAGCCTAATCTCTAAATCTCCCAAAAACTCCCTAAGTTGGTCTATCAACCCTCCACCAAGCACCACCAAATCAGGGTTAAGAATATGAACCGCGTTCATCAAACCCAAAACAAGGTATTCTTTAAAGGTCTCCACACTTCTTAGGGCTTCTTCCTCCCCATCCTTCGCCCTCTGGACGATCTGATAATCTTTCAGCTTCCTTCCAGAAAAAACTTCATACAACCTCTCTAAACCATAGGAGGAACAGTATGCCTCCAAACAGCCCCTTCTACCGCAATTGCAGAGAAAACCTCCCTTTTCCACTGTATGATGTCCCAGCTCCAAGGCACTACCACAGCTACCCAAGAATACCTTCCCTTCATGAACAAAGCCTGCCCCAAGACCGGTGCCAACTGCCACAAGGAGCAAACTTTTACTATCCCTATAGTCATAAAACCACTCCCCAAAGGCACCAGCGCTCACATCGTTCATAACAACCCCCTCTATTCCTTCCTCTGCCAAAATTTTCCCCACATCAACCCCATCCAGGGCAGGGATGTTAGGAGACCTATACACCACTCCCTCTAAGGAGGTAAATCCCGCCACCGCCACGCCCACTCTGGATGGTCTACCGTCCTTTATAACTTCCCTTAGCTTTTTTATAAACTCTTCTCTGTTTTGGGATATATCCCTAACATAGATTTTCTCCCTTCTGCCATCCTCCCAAAGGACCTTTATAAAGGTTCCACCCACATCAACGCCCTTTTTCATAGTCTCTTATACCTGTGATCTTGTCTCCTTCAATAGTAAGCTCAATGACAAGCTTTCTTTCCATACCCTTTACCTTTTTTCCGTAATACAGAATTGCCTTTCCTTCTTCAACCTCTTTTTTTCTCAGATCAAAGCCCTCTTGGTTTATCCTTTGGCATAGGGCTGTAAGTCTTTCCAAGTCTTCTCTCTTTTCCACTGTTAGCCCCTTTGGACCGTCCAAGGTGCATTTGCCCTCTTCGAAGTATTCCACCACAGCGTTCACTAACTCATCCTCCACCGGCTGGTCTGACTTGTATATGATGAAGGCTATGATGAGAGGGTAAAGAATGGCAAACAAAACTATAAGGCCCAAAAGTACATCTTCAATCTTGATTTCTTTAAGTTTTCTCAAAGCCATCCCTTCCTCTTTACCCAAAAGATGAGAACTACCGTGATTATAACCATCAGGGCAAGGGAATAAACATAGCCGTACTTCCAGTGAAGCTCCGGCATGTTTTCAAAGTTCATACCAAAGATGCTTGCTACGAGGGTTGCAGGCAGGAAGATGGTTGCCAAAACTGTAAAGACCTTTACCGCTTCGTTCTGCCTTACGTTTATAAGACCTATCAGTGTGTTCTGTATGCTGTCTATTTTGTCCATGTAAAAGGCTGTATAATCCAAGAGCGTATAAAGGTCCTCAAGAATCACCTTTATCTCTCTTTTGGTTTGGGCGTTGATCTTTGGGCTCTTTACAAAGTGAGAGAGAATTCTGAGCTTTTCGTTTATTGTCTCCCTTAGGGTTATATTCAGTTCGTCATAGTAGGATATATCTTTCAAGATCTCCTCCGTTTGCTCTTCAAAGACCTCCTTCCTAAGGTTTCTTATACGCCTTCCAAGGATCTCAAGCCTATCTCCTATTCTATCCACCTCTATGCTTATGATCTGTGAGAACATCTCCTCCGGAAATTGGAAAACAAGCCTCTGAACTTCAACCCTTCTTTGAAAGATCATAAGGGTCGGTATATCTCTGTACCGGATGGTCACCATAAACCTACCCTTGAGGAAGAAAAAGACAGGCTCTACCAGTATGTCTTCCTTTTGTTGAATGACAAAAGAGAAATTCATAAAGATCTTTTCACCTTCTTCTCTGTATTTACTGCTTATCTCTATGTCTCCAAAGACTTCCCTCGGTGGCATTTCAAAGCCAACTGCACTCTTAAGCCAGAGGATCTCCTCCTCCGTTGGCTTTTCCACGTCAATCCATAAAATTCTGTCTTTTGGGATCGTTCCAAACTCATCCACCGAGTGCTCTGTAAATCCAAAGGTTGAACTGGCGTATATTTTTATCATCAAAGAATATTTTAACAACCTTAGACTATAATTTAAAAGTTATGGAAAATGAAAAGTTACCCGTAATTGAGTTTGAGTCCCAGGTAATAGAAATTAAAACAGAAACTCCCACTACAAAGACCTTGGTGTTTGATATATCGGACATAGATTTTAACTTTTACCCAGGGCAGTATGTGATGCTACAGGTGCCCTACCCACCAACCGGTGAAATTCTAAAAAGGGCTTACTCCATAGCCAGCCCTCCCACGCAAAAAGACAAACTTGAGCTAACTATAAAGCGCACACCCCAAGGTAGGGCATCGGTGGTGCTCACGCAGGAGGTGAAGATAGGAGACAAGTTCAAGATAAAGGGACCCTACGGAAAATTTATATGGCTCCCCCAGATGTCTAAGAACATAGTTCTAATAGGTGCAGGCAGTGGTATTGTGCCCCTAATGTGCATGCTAAGGTTCATAAAAAGTGCCCAGCTTTGGGATGTTTCTGCAATACTTCTTTACTCAAATACCAGCTATGAAGAGATCATATACCGAGAGGAGCTTGATAAACTCTCTGAGCTTCCAAACATAAAGGTGGTGCATACCTTAACAAGGGAAATACCAGAACATTGGAAGGGTTATACAGGAAGGATAAACAAAGATATGATCTTAAAGGAAGTTCCCAATCTACGAGACAATCTTTACTACCTCTGCGGACCACCTACCTTTGTGGATGATATGGCTTCCATCTTGGAAGGGCTTGGTGTGGAAAGGGACAGGATAAAGAAGGAGAAGTATGATTAACGAAATTTTAATGAAATTTTCATTTGTTTTATGTTATAATAACCGTAAAAGGAGGCGATGCCATGAAAAAGAGCCTGTTAGCACTTTCTTTACTTGGGGGAGTTGTGTTCGCGCAAGACAAGCCTTTAGACCCATGCGGTAGCCCCAAGGAGGTATTTTCAAAGTATCTCTTGGACCAATGCTACAAGGGATACTTTGAGGCCATAATGGAGGCTAAGAAGAACGCCGACGAAGCCCTTAGATTGGCAAGGGAAGCCAACAACAAGGCAGGCGACCTGGAAAAGAGGGTTTCTTCCCTTGAAAGAACTGCAGATGACCACGAAAGAAGAATAAGGGCTTTGGAAGCTAGAAAGCCAGAGGTGCCCCCACCGCCCCCACCAGCACCTCAGCCAAAAACCGAAGGTGTGGGTCCTTACAAGTGGCAGTTGGAGGAAGTGGGTGTTGTGCATTTTGACTTCAACAAGTTCAACATAAAGAAGTCCGAGGCAAAGAAATTGGATGAGCTGGTGAACAAGATAAAGGAATCTGGTAGAGAGGTCTTGGTAGTTGGCTTTGCAGACAAAAGGGGAACATCTAACTATAACTTCAACCTTTCTATGTGGAGAGCCCAAATGACCGCCAGCTACCTTGCCAAGAAGGGTGTTGATATAGGAAAGATAAGGGTAGCTGCCTACGGTAAGGAAGTAGCAGACCTACTTGGTAAGGACTTTAAAACCCAAAGGGCTGTGAAAATATTCCTCGTTTATTAATCACCTGCGGGGGTCATTCTCCCCCGCCTTTTCTACATCTTGATAATTCCACCTTTCTCTTATAATTTAAGAATCTATGCTGGAAAGAATCAGAAACTTTTCCATAATAGCCCATGTAGACCATGGTAAATCCACTCTTGCAGACCGTTTGCTGGAATACACTGGTGCAGTTTCTCGAAGAGAACTAAAAGAACAGATGCTTGACACCTTAGAGATAGAAAGGGAGAGGGGAATAACCATAAAGTTGCAAGCGGTAAGAATGGAACACAAGGGCTACCTTTTGCACCTCATAGATACCCCGGGACATGTGGATTTCTCCTACGAGGTTTCAAGAGCCCTTGCCGCTTGCGAAGGAGCTATCCTTTTAGTGGATGCTACCCAAGGCATAGAAGCCCAAACAGTAGCCAACTTTTGGAAGGCGGTGGAACAGGATTTGGTAATAATCCCCGTCATAAACAAAATAGACCTGCCCGCCGCAGACCCTGAAAGGGTTAGAAAACAGATTGAAGAAATTTTAGGGCTTGATGGTGATGATGTGATCCTGGCCTCTGCCAAAGAGGGTATAGGAATAGAAGAAATACTTAACGCCATAATAGAGAGGATTCCTCCTCCAAAGGGAGACCCAAAGGCTCCATTAAAGGCACTCATCTTTGACTCCTATTACGATCCCTACAGGGGTGCGGTGGCTTTTGTTAGGGTCTTTGATGGAGAGGTAAAACCCGGAACAAAGATTAAACTCTTTTCCACGGGCAAAGAGTTTGAGGTAACGGAGGTGGGAGCCCAAACACCCAAGATGACCAAGTTTGAAAAGCTCTCTGCAGGAGAGGTAGGATACATTGCAGCGTCCATAAAGGATGTTAGGGACATAAGGGTTGGAGACACCATCACCGATGCAAAAAGACCTGCAGACAGTCCAGTTCCCGGTTTTAGACCAGCTAAACCTATGGTCTTTGCGGGGCTATACCCCTCTGAAGGCTACACCTTTGAAGAACTAAGGGATGCTTTGGAGAAGTATGCCATAAACGACGCAGCCATTTATTACGAGCCGGAGACATCACCAGCCCTTGGAATGGGCTTTCGTGTGGGCTTTTTGGGGCTTTTGCACATGGAGATCGTCCAAGAGAGGCTTGAGAGGGAATACGGCGTAGGACTGATTACCACCGCACCCAGTGTGGTCTACAGGGTGCGTTTTAAAAATGGCACTGTGAAGGAAATCAAGAACCCCTCCGAGCTACCCGAGAATTGGGGCTTAATAGAAGCCATAGAGGAGCCTTTCGTAAACGTAACCATAATCACACCCAAGGAATACGTGGGCTCTATTATGAACTTATGCCAAGAGAAGAGAGGCATTCAAAAGGGCTTTAAGTACTTAGACCCAAACACAGTTATGTTAGAATATGAGATGCCCCTCAGTGAGATCCTTCTGGATTTTCATGATAAGATAAAGAGCCTATCAAGGGGATATGCATCCTACGATTACGAGTTCATAGGCTATAAGGAAGAGGACCTGGTGAGGTTGAACGTCTTTATAAACAACGAACCAGTGGATGCGTTATCCTTCATAGTTCATAGGGACAAGGCTTACAGAAGGGCAAGGCAGTTGGTGGAAAAGCTCAAGGACACCATACCAAGACAGCTCTTTGAGGTTAAGGTGCAAGCTGGCATTGGCAATAAGATAATAGCATCCGAAAGGATTCCACCCCTCAGGGCAAACGTAACTGCCAAGTGCTACGGCGGAGACGTTACAAGAAAGAAAAAGCTCTTAGAAAAGCAAAAGGAGGGTAAAAAGAGGCTCAAACAGTTTGGCAAGGTGGAACTGCCTCAAGAGGCATTTTTGAGCGTTTTGAAGGTGGACTGAGATGATAAGACTTTTATACTTTGCCATACTGAGGGAAAAGCTTGGAAAGCAGGAGGAGATGCTAGAATTCTCTGGTAGTGTAGGGGAGTTAAGAAGACTGCTCATAGAAAGGGAACCCCATCTAGCGGATGTTCTTAAAGTCTGCCTTTTTGCAGTCAATCAAGAGTATGTGGGGGAGGACTTTATCTTAAAGGGCGGGGAAACAGTTGCGGTGATACCCCCCGTTAGCGGTGGATAAAAGGGCGTTGCTGATTAGATTTTCCTCCCTTGGGGATGTGGTGCTGACCTCCTGCCTTTTTGAGCCTCTCATAAAAAGGGGCTACAAGCCCTACCTTCTTACCCATCCACCCTACGGCGAGCTCTTTTTGGAAGACCCAAGGGTTGAGGTTATCCAGATAAGAAAAGATGAACTCTTTAACCGGCTTGACCTACTTAGAGGCTTTGACCTTTACTTAGACCTGCACAAAAATTTAAAGACCCTTGTCCTAAGACTACTCCTTAGAGGAAATTGGAGAAGCTACCCAAAGGATAGCCTAAGAAGACGGCTTGCCCTGAGGTTTCCCATCTTTAGAAAGCCCTACAGCGTGGTGTCTGCCTATCTAAAAGCCGTTGGAGAAGAAGGCTACAGACCTTCCCTTCTTATATCTGAGGAGAGGTTGGAACTGCTCAAAAAAAACTACGGCGAGGGCTTTGTGGCACTCGGACCGGGAGCAAGGTACAAGAAAAAGAGATATCCTTTTTTTAGAGAGTTAGCCCTCGGGCTTGAGAGGGAGGGCTATAAAGTGGTTTTGGTGGGTAGCCCAGGAGAGTGCGAGGGCTTTGAAAAAACCAATGCCCAAAACCTCTGCGGTAAGCTTTCCCTCTTGGACACTGCGGGCATCATTAAATTGGCAAAGGTTTTT encodes the following:
- the hslU gene encoding ATP-dependent protease ATPase subunit HslU → MEVKELTAILEELTPKRIVEELSKYVIGQEEAKRAVAIALRNRWRRQKLPPHMRDEVAPKNLLMIGPTGVGKTEIARRLAQLIKAPFIKVEATKYTEVGYVGRDVESMVRELVEVSYQMVKQEKMQEVRERAKRNAEERLLDYLTPQQLSFGTRITQTTVSRSYLKEKLRKGELDDKYVEIEVQEKLPPIVGIAGPPGLEELEDQLRNLLGGMVSYRKKRKVKVKEALQILEQEEAEKLIDQEEIISEAIYRAENFGIIFIDEIDKIAIKTPGVGPGVSREGVQRDLLPIVEGTVVRTKYGPVRTDHILFIAAGAFHMSKPSDLIPELQGRFPIRVELKPLSKEDFVRILVEPKNALVKQYVELLKTEGVDLEFTSDAIEEIASIAEEINNRTENIGARRLYTIMEKLLEDISFNAPDLAGQRIIIDSKFVRAKLSNLVKDVELSRYIL
- a CDS encoding glycosyltransferase family 9 protein; this encodes MLIRFSSLGDVVLTSCLFEPLIKRGYKPYLLTHPPYGELFLEDPRVEVIQIRKDELFNRLDLLRGFDLYLDLHKNLKTLVLRLLLRGNWRSYPKDSLRRRLALRFPIFRKPYSVVSAYLKAVGEEGYRPSLLISEERLELLKKNYGEGFVALGPGARYKKKRYPFFRELALGLEREGYKVVLVGSPGECEGFEKTNAQNLCGKLSLLDTAGIIKLAKVFVGNDSGLLHVARAVGTKAVQIYGATHPTLGFSLLPEEGKVIIKNLPCQPCTLHGKGECKYRTYKCLQIPPEEVLKEVRALASQGD
- the corA gene encoding magnesium/cobalt transporter CorA, which codes for MIKIYASSTFGFTEHSVDEFGTIPKDRILWIDVEKPTEEEILWLKSAVGFEMPPREVFGDIEISSKYREEGEKIFMNFSFVIQQKEDILVEPVFFFLKGRFMVTIRYRDIPTLMIFQRRVEVQRLVFQFPEEMFSQIISIEVDRIGDRLEILGRRIRNLRKEVFEEQTEEILKDISYYDELNITLRETINEKLRILSHFVKSPKINAQTKREIKVILEDLYTLLDYTAFYMDKIDSIQNTLIGLINVRQNEAVKVFTVLATIFLPATLVASIFGMNFENMPELHWKYGYVYSLALMVIITVVLIFWVKRKGWL
- a CDS encoding OmpA family protein, which translates into the protein MKKSLLALSLLGGVVFAQDKPLDPCGSPKEVFSKYLLDQCYKGYFEAIMEAKKNADEALRLAREANNKAGDLEKRVSSLERTADDHERRIRALEARKPEVPPPPPPAPQPKTEGVGPYKWQLEEVGVVHFDFNKFNIKKSEAKKLDELVNKIKESGREVLVVGFADKRGTSNYNFNLSMWRAQMTASYLAKKGVDIGKIRVAAYGKEVADLLGKDFKTQRAVKIFLVY
- the moaD gene encoding molybdopterin converting factor subunit 1 — its product is MIRLLYFAILREKLGKQEEMLEFSGSVGELRRLLIEREPHLADVLKVCLFAVNQEYVGEDFILKGGETVAVIPPVSGG
- a CDS encoding ferredoxin reductase, producing MENEKLPVIEFESQVIEIKTETPTTKTLVFDISDIDFNFYPGQYVMLQVPYPPTGEILKRAYSIASPPTQKDKLELTIKRTPQGRASVVLTQEVKIGDKFKIKGPYGKFIWLPQMSKNIVLIGAGSGIVPLMCMLRFIKSAQLWDVSAILLYSNTSYEEIIYREELDKLSELPNIKVVHTLTREIPEHWKGYTGRINKDMILKEVPNLRDNLYYLCGPPTFVDDMASILEGLGVERDRIKKEKYD
- a CDS encoding EscU/YscU/HrcU family type III secretion system export apparatus switch protein, with amino-acid sequence MEERKKAVALRYDPEKDKAPVVLAKGYGELAERIIKIAKEKNIPIVEDKDLVSALIRVEVFEEIPPELYRAVAKVLVFIKTLRT
- a CDS encoding ROK family protein, coding for MKKGVDVGGTFIKVLWEDGRREKIYVRDISQNREEFIKKLREVIKDGRPSRVGVAVAGFTSLEGVVYRSPNIPALDGVDVGKILAEEGIEGVVMNDVSAGAFGEWFYDYRDSKSLLLVAVGTGLGAGFVHEGKVFLGSCGSALELGHHTVEKGGFLCNCGRRGCLEAYCSSYGLERLYEVFSGRKLKDYQIVQRAKDGEEEALRSVETFKEYLVLGLMNAVHILNPDLVVLGGGLIDQLREFLGDLEIRLKDAVESLPSKCLRVRFSECGEFCMARGALALALRDDF
- the lepA gene encoding translation elongation factor 4; this encodes MLERIRNFSIIAHVDHGKSTLADRLLEYTGAVSRRELKEQMLDTLEIERERGITIKLQAVRMEHKGYLLHLIDTPGHVDFSYEVSRALAACEGAILLVDATQGIEAQTVANFWKAVEQDLVIIPVINKIDLPAADPERVRKQIEEILGLDGDDVILASAKEGIGIEEILNAIIERIPPPKGDPKAPLKALIFDSYYDPYRGAVAFVRVFDGEVKPGTKIKLFSTGKEFEVTEVGAQTPKMTKFEKLSAGEVGYIAASIKDVRDIRVGDTITDAKRPADSPVPGFRPAKPMVFAGLYPSEGYTFEELRDALEKYAINDAAIYYEPETSPALGMGFRVGFLGLLHMEIVQERLEREYGVGLITTAPSVVYRVRFKNGTVKEIKNPSELPENWGLIEAIEEPFVNVTIITPKEYVGSIMNLCQEKRGIQKGFKYLDPNTVMLEYEMPLSEILLDFHDKIKSLSRGYASYDYEFIGYKEEDLVRLNVFINNEPVDALSFIVHRDKAYRRARQLVEKLKDTIPRQLFEVKVQAGIGNKIIASERIPPLRANVTAKCYGGDVTRKKKLLEKQKEGKKRLKQFGKVELPQEAFLSVLKVD